TTAGTTTTTTTATGGTATACTTTAGAAGAAAATAATTAACAATTCTGCAATGATGCAGGAGAGGTTCTAGCTACACCCTCTATAAAAAACTAAGGATGGACGTTACCTTCCTTAAGGTACCGTTTTTTTATTTTGTTATGGGTGTGTGGAATTCTCTTTGTTACTTGAAAGGAGAATTTTTTTATGAAAAAAAATAGTAAAGCAATTGTTGTATTCAGTGGAGGGCAAGATAGCACCACGTGTTTGTTCTGGGCGCTTCAAAATTATGAGCATGTTGAAGCTGTCACATTCGATTATAATCAAAGGCACAATGATGAAATAGAAGTAGCAAAAGAAATTGCTACAGAATTAAACGTTAAACATCATGTTTTAGATATGTCATTGTTAAACCAATTAGCACCTAGTGCGTTAACGCGCGATGATATCGAGGTTAAAGAAGGAGATAATGGTGATTTACCTTCGACATTTGTACCAGGAAGAAACTTACTCTTTTTATCTTTTGCGACTATATTAGCCAAACAAATTGATGCAAAACACATTATTACTGGTGTATGTGAGACTGATTTTAGTGGGTATCCAGATTGTCGTGATATATTTATTAAATCATTAAATGTCACCCTTAACTTATCAATGGATGATGGATTTGTTATTCATACACCACTAATGTGGTTAGATAAAGCTGAGACGTGGAAGTTAGCGGATGAATTAAATCGATTTACATATATTCGCGAAAAAACGTTAACCTGTTACCACGGCGTTCGTGGGGATGGCTGTGGAGATTGTCCTTCTTGTAAGTTACGTCAGAACGGACTAGATGCGTACCTTAAAGAACGCGATGAGGTGAACGGTTAATGTATGGTTTTACGATTGTTGAAAACTTGCAGAAAATAAATGAAGATATAAAACGTCACGAACTTAAATATCACACAAAACGGGTGATGGTTAGTAAAGAGTTCACATTTGATGCTGCACATCACCTTCATTGTTATCAAGGAAAGTGTAAAAACTTACATGGACATACGTACAAAGTTATCTTCGGAATAAGTGGTATGGTAGATGAAATTGGCTTAGTTATTGACTTTGGCGATATCAAAGAGATTTGGAAGGAAGAGATTGAAATTCATCTTGACCATCGTTATCTTAATGATACATTACCAAACATGAACACAACGGCAGAGAATATGGTCGTATGGATTTATCAAAAGATGGAAAAAGCACTTGAAACGCATGCAACTCATTTTCGTGTTGAATTTGTTAAACTATATGAAACACCAACAAGTTATGCTGAAGCTAGACGGGAGTGGATGGACGTTGAATAAATTCCCAGTACTTGAAATATTCGGTCCAACCATCCAAGGAGAGGGCATGGTTGTAGGTCGGAAAACGATGTTCGTTCGAACAGCTGGTTGTGATTACAGCTGCTCTTGGTGTGATTCAGCCTTTACCTGGGACGGCAGTGCAAAGGACCAAATCGAAAGACTAACTGCAGATGAAATTATTAAAAAATTAAAAGAAACAGGTGGAGATAAATTTGATCATGTTACAATATCAGGAGGAAATCCTGCACTTTTAGCAAAGCTTGATGAGTTAGTTGACGCCTTACATGAGCAAGATATGGAAGTAGCGCTCGAAACACAAGGAAGTCGTTGGCAGGAATGGTTTCTTAAAGTTAATGACCTCACCATCTCACCAAAACCACCAAGTTCTAAGATGAAGACAGATTGGGAGAAGCTAGACCTTATTATTAAAAACATACAAAGTGCTAATCATTCTCAAAAGACCAGTCTAAAAGTAGTGGTGTTCGATGATGATGATTTACTTTATGCTGAAAATGTTCACGAAAGATATCCTGATATCGCCTTCTTTTTACAAGTAGGTAATGATGAGTTAGCTGAAAATAATGTTTCCAATCTTACCAGTCACTTACTAGATAAATATGAATGGTTGATTGATAAAGTTGTAGCATCTACAAAATTAAATCATGTTCGTGTTCTACCACAAGTTCATGCACTTGTCTGGGGTAATAAACGGGGCGTTTAAAAGAATATCCAATTGGATATTCTTTTTTATTTGTATTATAAAATAAAGCTAGCTATATATTTAATTAGCGATTATGATTAATAAAATTATATAACATTTAATGCATGAGAGAATGGGAGAAACGATAATGGATATTTTTATGTTAGTAAAGGCGATTATACTAGGAATGGTAGAGGGATTGACTGAATTCGCTCCAGTTTCCTCAACTGGACATATGATTATTGTTGATGATATGTGGTTGCAATCAGAAGTGTTTTTAACAAAATATGTAGCAAATACATTTAAAGTTATGATTCAGTTAGGATCAATTTTAGCGGTAGTAATCATTTTTAGACATCGTTTTATTGAGATGTTGAATTGGAAAGCAAATAAAAATAACATCGATAAACCAAGACTTAAGTTGTCACAAGTCATAGTTGGCCTTATGCCTGCTGGCGTGTTAGGGCTTTTATTCGAGGATTATATTGATGACTATTTATTCTCTATAAATACAGTTCTAATAGGTTTAGTAGTAGGAGCAGTACTAATGATTATTGCAGATATTGTTAGTAAAAGATCGACCACTCAGCCATTGGAAACTGTTGATCAAATTACGTATAGACAAGCACTTATGATTGGATTTATTCAGTGCTTATCACTATGGCCAGGGTTTTCAAGATCTGGATCTACGATTTCTGGTGGCGTTATGTTAGGAATGAGTCATCGAGCTGCAGCAGATTTTACCTTTATAATGGCTGTTCCTATAATGTTAGGTGCAAGTTTAATATCCTTACTGAAAAATTTGCAATACTTTTCTGTGGAATTCATACCATTTTTTATCGTTGGATTTATTAGTGCATTTATATTTGCTTTAATTTCTATCCAGTTTTTCCTGAAACTAATTAACAAGGTCAAACTAGTACCATTTGCAATCTATCGTATACTATTAGTAGCCGTTATATATGTTCTTTACTTTTAATTGTTAAATAGTGACGCGCATCCACTTGATGCGTGTCGCTATTTTATTTTTACAAACTAAAATGTTCAAGACTCTTATCAACAATATCTTGATTTATTCCAATATATCTAAGTGTGATATCTGGTGAGGAGTGATTAAAAATATCTTGCAATAGCGCCACATTCTTATTAATCGTGTAATGCCAAAAACCAAACGTTTTACGCATACTATGTGTTCCAAAATCCTCAATTCCCACACTACTAGCTGCTTGACTTAACACTTTATATGCTTGCACTCTTTTTA
The nucleotide sequence above comes from Paraliobacillus zengyii. Encoded proteins:
- the queC gene encoding 7-cyano-7-deazaguanine synthase QueC — protein: MKKNSKAIVVFSGGQDSTTCLFWALQNYEHVEAVTFDYNQRHNDEIEVAKEIATELNVKHHVLDMSLLNQLAPSALTRDDIEVKEGDNGDLPSTFVPGRNLLFLSFATILAKQIDAKHIITGVCETDFSGYPDCRDIFIKSLNVTLNLSMDDGFVIHTPLMWLDKAETWKLADELNRFTYIREKTLTCYHGVRGDGCGDCPSCKLRQNGLDAYLKERDEVNG
- the queD gene encoding 6-carboxytetrahydropterin synthase QueD, producing the protein MYGFTIVENLQKINEDIKRHELKYHTKRVMVSKEFTFDAAHHLHCYQGKCKNLHGHTYKVIFGISGMVDEIGLVIDFGDIKEIWKEEIEIHLDHRYLNDTLPNMNTTAENMVVWIYQKMEKALETHATHFRVEFVKLYETPTSYAEARREWMDVE
- the queE gene encoding 7-carboxy-7-deazaguanine synthase QueE, with amino-acid sequence MNKFPVLEIFGPTIQGEGMVVGRKTMFVRTAGCDYSCSWCDSAFTWDGSAKDQIERLTADEIIKKLKETGGDKFDHVTISGGNPALLAKLDELVDALHEQDMEVALETQGSRWQEWFLKVNDLTISPKPPSSKMKTDWEKLDLIIKNIQSANHSQKTSLKVVVFDDDDLLYAENVHERYPDIAFFLQVGNDELAENNVSNLTSHLLDKYEWLIDKVVASTKLNHVRVLPQVHALVWGNKRGV
- a CDS encoding undecaprenyl-diphosphate phosphatase; the protein is MDIFMLVKAIILGMVEGLTEFAPVSSTGHMIIVDDMWLQSEVFLTKYVANTFKVMIQLGSILAVVIIFRHRFIEMLNWKANKNNIDKPRLKLSQVIVGLMPAGVLGLLFEDYIDDYLFSINTVLIGLVVGAVLMIIADIVSKRSTTQPLETVDQITYRQALMIGFIQCLSLWPGFSRSGSTISGGVMLGMSHRAAADFTFIMAVPIMLGASLISLLKNLQYFSVEFIPFFIVGFISAFIFALISIQFFLKLINKVKLVPFAIYRILLVAVIYVLYF